The sequence below is a genomic window from Nostoc flagelliforme CCNUN1.
TTAAAATCTGGACATAGGAAAAGGTGTTCTGACCAAAGAACACCTCCTTGTACCTTTATTTACTTACTTAATTCTTACAGGGAAGCAAGCATTTCTACGGCTCCTACATCATTTGCCATATCAGTGACTGATACAGTTTGGTCACATACTTGAAGCAAGGCTGACGAGATTTCAGTTTCAACACAAATACCATAGCAGGTGAACTTTAGCTCCTCTTTGGCTTTGTTGAATTCATCCAAAAACTCTGGGCTGATAGAATCTTCGCCATCGGTGACGAGGATAATATCAGCCTTGTTGAAAATTTTCGAGTTCCGAATCTGCTCTACTGATGCCCTTAGAGGCAATTCAAAGTTAGTCCCGCCAGTGGCTTGATAACCAATACTCGATAACAACCTGTTCCGAAATTCAGTATTCATTGCCTCAAACGGGAACACGTCCGTCCGCCTCACAGAATGGTCGAAGTGAATCAAGCAGAAGTCTCGCTTGTTTTTGTTGGCGATCATAGCCACGTTGAGCGCTACAGCTTTCGCCCAGACTTCCCTCTGCGTTGTCATTGAACCAGAACTATCTAGGCAAACAATGACTGGCCCCTCGCCCATTTCCTTGCGAGATTCCCAAACATTCTGTGGTAGCCGTCCCTCAGCGAACTTTTGAGCAAAAAGCAAGAACAAGTCATCATCCGTCAAATAAAGTAAATCGTTCATTGGCACCCGGTCGATGCGGCTGCCATAAGTTCTGGCAGCTACAAACTCTTGCGTTTCCGTGTCATTCGATTTGCGCTTAACCCCTCCAAATGCCTCTCGGAGGCGCTTGAGCCTGCCTGCTTGTTCAGCGATCAGTTTGAGTTTGGGCGAACGGGTCAGGCGACGACCAAGTTCTAGTTTTTCCTGCAACGATACGTTGTCACGTCCGCCGCCCTGCGGGCCACCACGTCCACTGTAGTTAAATCCAAAGGCAACCAGGGATTCTTCGGTATCCTCATAATCGGCGATCGCATCCTTGCAGCAATCTCGGAGGGATGCCCGCATTTCAACCAGGGATTCGGCGTAGGCAAGAGCTTCCGCCACAGCCAACTTACCTTTAATGATGGTTTGCTGAATCATCGCCTCCACCCGATCAGCTGCTTCTTGTTGGTTTTGATCGAGCAATGCCTGCTTCATATCGCGCAGCCCAAGCAGCTGGTCGCGCATCTGTTGAACTTCCTCTAGTTCCTTGGGTGAATCTGGCATCAGCTTGATTAACTTATTCAGCAAAGATGTAGCCGCCACGCCTGCTGCAAACCTGTCATGTTCACAGCGTCCCTGCAAGTCCTGCCATTCGGTAATCTCGTCAAGTTGGTTGTGCAAATTAACTGCCCATTGCGCCTCTGGGCGGACTTTGGGCAATCGGCGAGGTGAAGAATTGTGGAGGCGATAAAAAACCTCCTTAGCGAACGTGGGGAACTCGTAGTTTTTATTTTCGCCTGCCTGGATGATCGAGCGAGTTTTCAAGCTGCCTCCAACGAAAGCGTTCCATTGGTAGTTGTCCCAAATCGAGATGTCAAAAACTAAAGGCAGGCTGCGGTTATAGTACTTCATTTTTGCTCCGTGGTTTGAGGTTCGTCGGGGGAGGCAGTAGTACTGCCTCCAAACTAGCTAGATTATTCCTGCTGCAAGAAGGCTTTTACCTTCTCGAAAACTTCATTTTTCATTGCTTCAATTTTTGCCACCGTATCATTCACTTTACGGATGGCACTGGGCGAAGCATTGGGAGTTGAGGCTAGTAGATGATTCAAGTCATTTATCATCGTCTTCATTTGCTTGGTGCTACCTGAAGCCTTCACCTGCCAAGTGTTAGCCTCGTCCTCGTAATCTTCCGAGGGAACGTCGCCAACTTGGTTGTAAAGCTGTTTGGCAGCATCAAGGACTTCGATCGCTTTGGCAGTAACCGGACTACCAATTTGAAGGACAATCGAGTTGATTCCACCCATTTGCTTGGGGTCGTTCCACAGACAGTAGGGCAGGATGTCAAGGTGTTCTTCGCTGACTGCATCTTCACCTTGCATATAAGCGTATGCCTTGAGCAGGTCGATAATGTCGCCACGCCTGCGGTCTGAGATAAAAATGCTCATTTGCTGGGCGAGCTTCAATTCCAGGTTGAGTAACGTGTCGGCGATGATTTCGGGGAAAGTCACCTGCTCAACTTCGGCGTGCATTGCAAACAACTCAGCCAAACTAATTTGCGTTTGGATGCTTGGCCTAACCCGATTCATCATCAGCCGTTTCTTGTTGGCAGGATCTTGCAAATAGTCAACGGGGTACTTCAGCAGTATCCGGTCTAGAAAGGCTTCTGCTTTTTCTCCAGGCAGGTGGTTCGACGAGCCAATTATTGAAATTAATGGGCACTCTTCAGGAGTGGGATTCTCGAAAATCCGTTCGTTGGCAACCCTGTGGAGCGAACCAAACAGCATGTCGGGCCCGTTAAAGATTTCTTCCAAGTTTGCCAAGTGCGCCCAAGGAAGCCGCCCTTCTATGTTCCGCTTGAGTACGTAAAGGATCGGGATGTCGGAAGCCGAAAATTTATGCCCGAAATCATCCCAGACAAAAGCGTGAATATGCCCGTCGATTTGCTGTACTGGCTGTTCCAGTTCCTCGTCGGTCAGCGAACTCAGTAAATCGATCACCGAATAGCGAGGCGACGATTCCAGCCCAGACAGTTCTTCTACTAGTGATGGCAGATGTTCTGGAAACTGTTTCTGAGCAGTTTCCAGAACATCTGCCAAAGGTACGCGACGCTTGAATCTTGCAGGCATTCTTGCAAAACAAGCTTGAGCGTAGCGTGTGCAGGGGCGACATCGAACAAGCTGTCGTACTCGACGACTTGGTAGAATTACAGTTGCGATCGCAGCATCAAATCCTCCTAACTTTCTGTTGGGTCAATCGAAGGAAGATCCATCTCCAGTTCGTCGAAAGTTAAATAAACAATTTCGCCATTCCAATAGCATTGGCAAAGCTTTAGTTCCGTTTGTGGAGTCGTGTAGTCTACAAAAACTTCTTCACCTGCTGGCAACTTAAACACAACTCCTGCTTCAGTCATTTGCTCAGAAGCAACTTTCGTTTTGGCGTGAATCATTTTTCCTATTCCTCCTTTTTTATCTTTGCCTAATTCCAGGAAAATTTTCCTGGAATTATTTCATCAGAACTCGACTTCAATCACCCTCACCACTTCAATCTGCGGTTCATCATCATGGAACTGTTCAGGGTAATCAGCGATCGCCACCGAATAACCCAACATTGTTAGCGTGTTCAGGTACTTTTCTAATGCGAAATCTGGCAGATTGCACATTGGTACTCTGGTGGCTCCGGCGGGCTTGCTTGTTAACAGCAAATCGAGTCCAGCAGCCAATTGGCGGGCATCTTCTTTGTACGCCTCGTAGAAGTTGCCGACATGAGCAATCAATATGTGTTCGGCGTACTTCTGCTTCAGATCCATGTATCGATCAAGGAACGAAGGCATTTGATCGGCTTCAGGTGAAAGCTCCGTTGGTTCTAGTTGTTCCGCCTGGGCTTCCGACTCAGGTTCTGTGGCTGCCTCTTCCTCCTGCATCGGTTCTTCGGTGGCTGGTGCGGGAACTGCCTTCAGCTTACTAGGGCTAGGAAACTCCAAGCTGCCGCGCATCTCAATCGCTGCTACAATCTGGTAGCACTCGCCAGCCTTCATCAACGCCAAACCTTGGCTTAAATAGATTTCTATTTCCCCTTCAGCGTCAGCGATCGCCTTCAACGCCTTTTGCAGCTTGACACCATTCACCGGGAACAAAATATCATTGCCAGTAAGCGTTAGCTCGACAGCTTCCCCACAAATCACGTCGCCGTGGCAGCCGTAGACAGCGACATCACCGTTGTCGGTCATCAGAAAAACTCGCCTGTTGCTGTCGCTCACAGCAAGCATTCGCTCAACAGAGGCTAGCAACTGCTTGCAGCTACCAACAAGCTTTGTGGGAGCCTTCACCGCACCAGCGAGTAGCTTATGGATTTGCGGGAACAACTTTACTTCCAGGACTTTACTGCAAAACGAGTAAGCACCAATCTCAAAACTAAAGAAGTTCTGCGAGTAAGTTGCCTTGCCAAACTTAATTTCTAAAGCGCCCGTAGAACGGGACAAAATCTGACACAGTATTTTAACGGTGCCAGAATCAATGACTCCAACGAACGCCGTCCCGGTGCAGGCGATTGCTGCGTAGGCGGCAACGCTACCATCTGTCGCCGTAAGTTGCAACTGAGTGCCAACGCTCTCTAACTTCATGCCACACATGCACCCTTTCGTTCTGTCTGTTGACATGGCGATCGCAACCTTTTGCAATGCCAGCCCAAAAGCAGCAGCATCAACAGATGCATTTCCCTCTTCCGTAATAATGACATCAGGATCTGGGAAGCTGCTTTCATCACCAACATTAGGCGGTGGAGGCATCAGAATAAATTCAAAGTCATTGTTCTCAGGCGTTTTTCCTTTCAACAGTAGGCAGTCCCGCCCAATGCCGTCTTCTGTGATACAAATGTCTACCTGAGTCGTCCAAGATTGCCATCTAAAGCACAGCTTTCGCAAGCTTTCAGAAAGCACCATGAATTTAGTAGCCTTCTGCCCAGCGACAAGCGGAATCTTACAAATAAAACTCTGACTCCACGAACTCAAATGCTCTGCTGTAATAATCATTTCGGTTGCCGTTACTTCAAAGAGCAAGTACAGCAGCAGAGGGTGATTTTCACTCACGGCGACTTGTGAAGCGATGGCGATCGCCTTACAAAAATCACTAATGTTGACTGAACAAATCTGTGTTAACTTGGACGTATAAATCATCGGATTCAATCACTTCAAACGTGAGTCTGATTCGGTGGTTTGAGGTTCGCTACAAAGGGTGGTTCCGGCGTAGCCTTGAGGCGGGAGCAATCCCGCCTTTTGAATTTTCAGGTAGCGCCACGATCTCGAATTTGGCGCACTGTTTCAATAAAAAGCGTTACAGCAAGAGTCCGCATCGATTCTTCCTCTTGCACTAATCCAGCCTTCAAGAATTTATCCTGCGAGGTCTTCAGGCAGAACGCCAGCAAGTCGGCATTCTGAGTGACTACTTGGGCAATGGCAGCCCGTTCCTCTTGGCTCCAAAACCGGAAGTCTTCAACTTGAAGTTGCTTTGCGGCCCGAGGCGGAGGCGCAGCCGGAAAACCATCCGGTACACCGTTAGGGACACTGTTTGGAACAACCGCCTTTTGGCGATGACTTGCCAGTATTTCTTCAAGCTCGTCAGTCTCGACTACAGAGTACTGATTCTTGTCATCACACAGCAACTGAACTGCCTGCCCTTTGGGCAAGCATCTCAAAAGTTCGTCGTCCTCGTCTCCCCATACAGTGATGTCGTCTCCCCCATCGGTGAGGAAGACAACATTGATTCGGTCTGGCTTGCCAGCGTACTTTGACGGGAATTTCTTGCCTGCGGCAAATTTTACCAAGGCTCGGACAATCTTGACTTTTGCAGACATACATAGCTATTGGTGGTTTGAGGTTCATAATATTATAACTTTTTTTGATTCTGTGAGATAGTGATTCTCTGGGTTTTTTGCTACCTGGTGATACTCCATTTCGAGGGCAACCAACAATCATCGGAGTAGAACCATGCGGCGGGCTTGCGTGCAATCAGCGTCCTGGCAGGAGAGGCACAGGGACAATCATTACACAATCAACGATTTCTTCTGTCCAGAGGTAACGGGCGAGTTTGACATTCCTGTTCTAGAGCGGTGCGATGCCATTCCCAGCATCGATATGTACCCCTACGACAAGCTCAAGCATTATCCAAAAGCAGCCGTACCTGGGCAGTATGCGCTGCACTTTTTCATGGGCGACGAGATGTTCCAAAAGGCTTGGTTCAGCCCGAAAATCACCCTATCTCCAGTTGAAAGAGTCGGGCTGGCAATCACGCCAGACTTTAGCTTGTACAGCGACTGGACTTATTCAGTGCAGCTTTGGCAAACCTACCGTACCCGATGGCTGGGTGCTTACTGGGCATCCGAGGGAGTGCAAGTAATCCCCAGCGTTTCTTGGTCAGACGATCGCAGCTTTGAATTTTGCTTCGACGGGCTTCCTATTGGCGGCACTTTTGCGATCGCCACGATGGAATTGTCAGAACCAGAAGCAGTGGCAGATAAGAGACTCAATGAGTCATTGAGCGCTGCTGAACGCTCTCGTGCGGCTGGAAAATCACAATCGGTAGGAGTTAGGGGATGAGACGGCATAAATCTTGGAAAGACAAATACCAACTGGTTAAGCGTGGCGGTGGCTCCGGCGGTGGAGGCGGTGGCGGATCTACTCCAGCCCCCCAAGCTACAACATCTCCAGCGCCTCAAGCTTTGATGAACAGAATCAATGAAGGGACAACAGCCAAGTACGACGCCCGTAAATTCAGCCCGGACATCGATAAGGCTTGGGACGTTTACTCTAAAGCGAATTCCCTTGCAGACTTGAAAACTCTGAACTCTCAGGTCAAGAGCAACAACGGGCTACCAGGGCTAAAGGTCACAACTAAGCATTTGGCGGAAATGTCCGTCTATCGCCGAGACGAACTTGATGGCGGGAAGCAAAGCAAGACTAGAGCGATCGCAGCCAAGCAAGCTTTAAAAACTAGGCAGCAAAACTCTAAGAAAAATACTTCCAAAAAATCTAGCAACAAGAAGAAAAAATAATTGGAAGGCTACGAGAACAAAAAAGCTCCGTTTTCAAGGTGAGAACGGAGCAAAATTTGAAGACGCTTTGAGCTAGCTCTTACTTATTGACCACGAGTATTCCAGTTCTAACACCCGTTGGGCGATCGCTTTCGTAAAACGCACCTTCGGGCAGTAGCTCCCAGTCACCACCAACGTTATTTACCCAATCCCGAAAATCTTCAGCCTTCTTATCTTTGCGGAAAGTCCAAGCCACACTCATGATGGTAACTAACCGACCATTGGGCAACAGCCTGTCAAATGCGTGCAGCGTGTGGTCGATGTCTGCCAGATTTTCAAAAGGCGGGTTTGCTATGATCCTGTCCCAGAGAACATCTTGAATTGCGAGAAAGTCGTGCCCAATTATGTTGTAGCCTTTCAGTTCCAATATCTCTCGCAAGTCAAAGTCGATTTCAATAACCTCTAAAACAACATTCGGGTGCTTGGCTTTCATGGCGTCGCACAAGCTCCCCGAACCACCGTGCGGTTCCAGCACTCGCATTCCATCCCTGATACCAGCCAAGTCTACCACCCTCTGCGCCAAGGGCTTCGGCGTTGGAAAGTAGCCAGGAATTCGGGTGCCAATCAAGTCATTTAGTAACTGCTCAATTTTGACTCGCTTG
It includes:
- a CDS encoding DUF4417 domain-containing protein, translated to MQSASWQERHRDNHYTINDFFCPEVTGEFDIPVLERCDAIPSIDMYPYDKLKHYPKAAVPGQYALHFFMGDEMFQKAWFSPKITLSPVERVGLAITPDFSLYSDWTYSVQLWQTYRTRWLGAYWASEGVQVIPSVSWSDDRSFEFCFDGLPIGGTFAIATMELSEPEAVADKRLNESLSAAERSRAAGKSQSVGVRG
- a CDS encoding vWA domain-containing protein, producing MKYYNRSLPLVFDISIWDNYQWNAFVGGSLKTRSIIQAGENKNYEFPTFAKEVFYRLHNSSPRRLPKVRPEAQWAVNLHNQLDEITEWQDLQGRCEHDRFAAGVAATSLLNKLIKLMPDSPKELEEVQQMRDQLLGLRDMKQALLDQNQQEAADRVEAMIQQTIIKGKLAVAEALAYAESLVEMRASLRDCCKDAIADYEDTEESLVAFGFNYSGRGGPQGGGRDNVSLQEKLELGRRLTRSPKLKLIAEQAGRLKRLREAFGGVKRKSNDTETQEFVAARTYGSRIDRVPMNDLLYLTDDDLFLLFAQKFAEGRLPQNVWESRKEMGEGPVIVCLDSSGSMTTQREVWAKAVALNVAMIANKNKRDFCLIHFDHSVRRTDVFPFEAMNTEFRNRLLSSIGYQATGGTNFELPLRASVEQIRNSKIFNKADIILVTDGEDSISPEFLDEFNKAKEELKFTCYGICVETEISSALLQVCDQTVSVTDMANDVGAVEMLASL
- a CDS encoding DNA polymerase III subunit beta family protein, with protein sequence MIYTSKLTQICSVNISDFCKAIAIASQVAVSENHPLLLYLLFEVTATEMIITAEHLSSWSQSFICKIPLVAGQKATKFMVLSESLRKLCFRWQSWTTQVDICITEDGIGRDCLLLKGKTPENNDFEFILMPPPPNVGDESSFPDPDVIITEEGNASVDAAAFGLALQKVAIAMSTDRTKGCMCGMKLESVGTQLQLTATDGSVAAYAAIACTGTAFVGVIDSGTVKILCQILSRSTGALEIKFGKATYSQNFFSFEIGAYSFCSKVLEVKLFPQIHKLLAGAVKAPTKLVGSCKQLLASVERMLAVSDSNRRVFLMTDNGDVAVYGCHGDVICGEAVELTLTGNDILFPVNGVKLQKALKAIADAEGEIEIYLSQGLALMKAGECYQIVAAIEMRGSLEFPSPSKLKAVPAPATEEPMQEEEAATEPESEAQAEQLEPTELSPEADQMPSFLDRYMDLKQKYAEHILIAHVGNFYEAYKEDARQLAAGLDLLLTSKPAGATRVPMCNLPDFALEKYLNTLTMLGYSVAIADYPEQFHDDEPQIEVVRVIEVEF